In Vibrio crassostreae, one DNA window encodes the following:
- a CDS encoding AraC family transcriptional regulator → MKKQSRNLHPSLSIDKAPSNVFMNFEAFLSNTETRVHSHSWGQVQLISGGILEMEAESTRFLAPPHLAIWVPAGVMHCSYNRKPLDYCSLNIAPELTQHLPEKTSLIKITPIVSSIIDDFRERGINVAETEQDQRLVQVLLDQLAQREVEHHFLPSTDNKYLAPILASVEENPTDEVTLKDWAERVHTTERTLSRHCQTELGMSFTEWRLRVRYLYSMDLLRNGQSVKEVALTLGYNQASPFITMFKRYANQTPEQYKNRLL, encoded by the coding sequence TTGAAAAAACAGTCCAGAAACCTTCATCCATCCTTATCAATTGATAAGGCACCATCCAACGTATTTATGAATTTTGAAGCGTTTCTTTCGAACACTGAAACTCGAGTTCATAGCCACTCATGGGGACAGGTCCAGTTGATCAGTGGCGGTATATTAGAGATGGAAGCGGAAAGCACCCGATTTCTAGCGCCACCACATTTGGCGATTTGGGTACCGGCCGGGGTGATGCATTGCAGTTATAACCGTAAGCCTTTGGACTACTGTTCGCTAAATATCGCCCCAGAGCTAACGCAACATCTGCCAGAAAAAACCAGTCTTATAAAGATCACGCCGATTGTGTCTTCGATCATCGATGACTTTCGCGAGCGTGGAATAAATGTTGCGGAAACAGAACAAGATCAAAGGCTTGTCCAGGTACTGCTTGACCAACTTGCGCAACGTGAGGTTGAACACCACTTTTTACCTTCGACCGACAATAAGTACCTAGCGCCTATATTGGCATCTGTTGAAGAAAACCCAACAGACGAAGTGACGCTGAAAGATTGGGCTGAACGTGTTCACACCACGGAAAGAACTCTTTCTCGCCACTGCCAGACGGAGCTTGGAATGAGCTTTACAGAGTGGCGATTGCGTGTCCGCTATCTGTACTCGATGGACTTGTTAAGAAACGGCCAATCGGTCAAAGAGGTCGCTCTTACATTGGGCTATAACCAAGCAAGCCCATTTATCACCATGTTCAAACGTTACGCGAACCAAACGCCGGAACAGTATAAAAACCGTTTGTTGTAG
- a CDS encoding DMT family transporter, with product MHYLLPFFTVCIWGANAIVNKLAASTIEPSAMSFYRWFFAMLILTPFCIRPVMKQWAVIKPNLSKLAFLGFLGMVLNQSLGYYAGLTTTASNMALITSLVPLISVFLSVPLLHKSISSLSIVGGVLSLSGLALMLGKGDPLFFIHQELTQGDGYMLIAAFVYASYCVLLKRWKMPISSWVVIYIQGLFAVAMLTPLWLTSEQLLPPQQAIPLIAYAAVAASILAPWMWVKAIDTIGADSSAMFMNLLPVVAIVLAATWLGEEINQFHIIGGVMVISGVILAQIKRKPRLEAPLPQQS from the coding sequence ATGCATTATCTCTTACCATTTTTTACAGTCTGTATCTGGGGCGCCAATGCAATCGTCAACAAGCTTGCTGCAAGCACCATAGAACCTAGCGCGATGAGTTTTTACCGCTGGTTTTTTGCGATGTTAATTCTCACGCCTTTCTGTATTCGCCCGGTGATGAAGCAGTGGGCTGTCATTAAGCCAAACCTATCGAAATTAGCGTTCCTCGGCTTTTTGGGCATGGTGTTGAACCAATCTCTAGGTTACTACGCAGGCTTAACCACAACCGCTTCAAACATGGCATTGATCACGTCTTTAGTCCCGTTGATCAGTGTATTTCTGAGCGTTCCTTTGTTGCATAAGTCCATTTCTAGTTTGAGTATTGTGGGTGGTGTGTTGTCACTGTCAGGCTTAGCTCTGATGTTAGGTAAAGGCGATCCTTTGTTCTTCATCCATCAAGAATTGACCCAAGGCGATGGCTATATGCTGATTGCGGCCTTTGTTTATGCTTCTTACTGTGTGCTCTTGAAACGCTGGAAAATGCCAATCAGTAGCTGGGTGGTGATTTACATTCAGGGTCTGTTTGCTGTCGCGATGCTTACGCCACTTTGGCTTACCAGCGAACAACTTTTACCACCGCAACAAGCGATCCCATTGATTGCTTACGCCGCAGTTGCCGCTTCGATTTTAGCACCTTGGATGTGGGTGAAAGCGATTGACACCATTGGTGCTGACTCAAGCGCGATGTTCATGAACTTGCTTCCGGTTGTTGCGATCGTATTAGCTGCGACATGGCTTGGCGAAGAAATTAACCAGTTCCACATCATTGGCGGTGTGATGGTGATTTCAGGTGTCATTCTTGCTCAAATTAAAAGAAAACCAAGGCTTGAGGCTCCTCTCCCTCAACAAAGCTAA
- a CDS encoding acyl-CoA thioesterase — protein MSSSNSRQDGKRDVTLRFLAEPGDVNFGGKVHGGAAMKWIDLAAYACSAGWSGKYCITAYAGGIRFVAPIHVGNLVEVSAKVIYTGSSSMHIAIDVQASDPKELNNRLTTHCIVIMVAVDENGNPTKVPEWIPETPEDIELRDSAIRLMNMRKQIGEEMEAHVKYLK, from the coding sequence ATGAGCAGTAGCAATAGCCGACAAGATGGCAAACGAGACGTTACTCTGCGTTTTTTAGCTGAACCCGGGGATGTGAACTTTGGTGGTAAAGTTCATGGTGGGGCAGCAATGAAGTGGATCGATTTAGCAGCCTACGCTTGTTCCGCAGGGTGGAGCGGTAAATACTGTATAACAGCTTATGCAGGCGGAATTCGATTCGTTGCTCCAATTCACGTAGGCAACCTTGTGGAAGTAAGTGCAAAGGTCATCTATACAGGTTCATCTTCAATGCATATCGCTATCGACGTGCAAGCCAGCGACCCTAAAGAGCTCAATAACCGCCTAACAACTCACTGTATCGTTATTATGGTCGCTGTCGATGAGAATGGTAACCCGACTAAAGTGCCAGAGTGGATACCAGAGACGCCAGAAGACATCGAATTACGAGATTCGGCTATTCGCTTAATGAACATGCGAAAACAGATTGGTGAAGAGATGGAAGCTCACGTGAAGTACCTTAAGTAA
- a CDS encoding peptide ABC transporter substrate-binding protein has product MTQPTIPVIISSLLALSSASSFAATAPAPANTNAPLAEELLAEEQHFVRGNGAEPNTLDPSFVNSGMPGDIIVNDMFEGFVIENSDGQIIPGQAKEWSISKDGKTVTFVLKENLKWSNGDPVTASDFVFGWQRAVSPKTGNNTGFVFSTANIVNASEILSGDRDPSKLGIKALDERTVEISLSKPTPYFMSLMSIKTFFPLPAELVQEKGDQWTRAENIATNGAYTLSKWVPNEYVEVERNPNYWDNTSTIINKVTYLGLSSQNAELIRYQAGEIDMTNRVQLEYYQKLIQESPEQIKAQALLGSYVYSFNTRQAPFDDVRVRQALSMAVNREILVEKVTGQGEPEAYSVTPNNIPDYTAPLSEFNSLDSEQRLTKAKALLEEAGYNENKPLKFTLTYNTSENHKKIAIAIASMWKPLGVKIELENMEWKAYVAAKGSGDYQLARSWAFGDYPEPSALLEAFTCDHTANESGYCNPDYDELLQQASKTEDQSKRFALYQHAESLLNDSAAVMPLYHYNHTRLVRNTLKGFPNNNPKGNIYAKDLYFVKQ; this is encoded by the coding sequence ATGACTCAACCAACGATCCCTGTGATCATCTCGTCTCTACTTGCTTTGTCATCTGCTTCAAGCTTTGCTGCCACTGCTCCTGCTCCTGCTAATACTAATGCACCATTAGCTGAAGAACTATTAGCTGAGGAACAACATTTTGTACGCGGCAACGGTGCAGAGCCCAACACACTAGATCCTAGCTTCGTAAATTCAGGCATGCCCGGTGACATCATCGTCAATGATATGTTTGAAGGCTTTGTGATTGAGAACAGTGACGGGCAAATCATCCCAGGGCAAGCCAAAGAGTGGTCTATCAGCAAAGACGGCAAAACCGTGACGTTTGTATTGAAAGAGAACCTCAAATGGTCAAATGGCGATCCAGTCACAGCGTCTGATTTTGTGTTTGGTTGGCAGCGCGCGGTGTCTCCGAAAACAGGTAATAACACGGGTTTTGTTTTTTCTACGGCTAACATAGTGAACGCTAGCGAGATTCTATCAGGAGATAGAGATCCCTCTAAGCTTGGCATCAAAGCATTAGATGAGCGCACGGTTGAGATTTCACTTTCAAAACCTACGCCCTACTTTATGAGTTTAATGAGCATCAAGACCTTTTTCCCTTTGCCTGCTGAGTTGGTTCAAGAGAAAGGCGACCAATGGACTCGCGCAGAAAATATCGCGACCAACGGTGCTTACACTTTGAGTAAATGGGTGCCCAACGAATACGTTGAAGTCGAGAGGAATCCAAATTATTGGGATAACACATCGACAATCATCAACAAGGTGACCTATTTGGGCTTATCATCTCAAAATGCTGAGCTTATCCGTTATCAAGCGGGTGAAATTGATATGACCAATCGCGTTCAGCTTGAGTACTACCAGAAATTAATCCAAGAAAGCCCTGAGCAGATCAAAGCGCAAGCTCTACTAGGCTCTTACGTCTATTCATTCAATACACGTCAAGCGCCGTTTGATGACGTCAGAGTACGCCAAGCACTGAGCATGGCCGTCAATCGTGAGATTCTGGTCGAGAAAGTTACAGGTCAAGGTGAGCCAGAAGCATACAGCGTGACGCCGAATAATATTCCTGACTACACAGCGCCTTTATCCGAATTCAATTCTCTAGACAGCGAGCAGCGTTTAACCAAAGCCAAAGCTCTACTTGAAGAAGCGGGATACAACGAAAACAAGCCTCTCAAGTTTACCCTTACGTACAACACCAGTGAGAATCATAAAAAGATAGCGATCGCGATTGCATCGATGTGGAAGCCACTTGGCGTAAAAATTGAGTTGGAGAACATGGAATGGAAAGCCTATGTTGCAGCGAAAGGGAGTGGCGACTATCAGCTGGCTCGCTCATGGGCATTTGGTGACTATCCAGAGCCTTCTGCACTGTTAGAAGCCTTCACTTGTGACCACACAGCAAATGAGAGTGGCTACTGTAATCCAGATTATGATGAGCTCTTACAGCAAGCGAGTAAAACGGAAGATCAGTCTAAACGCTTTGCTTTATATCAGCATGCTGAGTCGTTACTCAACGATTCTGCAGCAGTTATGCCTTTATATCATTACAACCACACACGATTAGTGCGAAATACACTAAAGGGCTTCCCAAACAATAATCCGAAAGGAAATATCTACGCGAAGGATCTATACTTTGTAAAACAGTAA
- a CDS encoding lipocalin-like domain-containing protein — MNIDMKSKLIKLSVLLLSLLSLWGCDKADPNSAQNMGSILGGNSEQKQNDQFTPVVRGVDITFPADHQAHPSFRHEWWYLTANLTDENGNELGVQWTQFRFAAAPEDNAEQSKLTAWQSHQIYMAHSAVTTEDKHYADEKWSRDQAELAGVDASPFRVYLDDWQWNSSSNDLFPATLNANSEQFGYSLTLTSDTPYQKQGEQGYSTKSSDGKVASYYYSQPFIDVSGNVTIDGVTHQVSGKGWIDREWSSQFLLDSQQGWDWFALRLSDETSLVVFQLRNSTTGKASYSHARLMNQDGSGITIKQQDISLSAIKQTEIDGRDYPTEWQVSIPTQQIELTVSALNPNSKMPLSVPYWEGPIKIKGSHSGSGYMELTGY, encoded by the coding sequence ATGAACATTGATATGAAGAGTAAATTAATCAAACTGTCTGTTCTCTTACTTAGCCTACTGTCTCTATGGGGTTGTGACAAAGCCGATCCAAATTCCGCTCAAAACATGGGTTCAATACTTGGAGGTAACAGTGAGCAAAAACAGAATGATCAATTCACTCCCGTAGTTAGAGGCGTAGACATCACTTTCCCTGCAGACCACCAAGCGCACCCGAGCTTTCGCCATGAATGGTGGTACTTAACCGCTAACCTCACTGATGAAAATGGCAATGAACTGGGCGTGCAATGGACACAGTTCCGCTTTGCCGCAGCGCCAGAAGATAACGCCGAACAAAGCAAGCTAACCGCATGGCAAAGCCACCAGATCTATATGGCGCATAGTGCTGTCACCACCGAAGACAAACATTATGCCGATGAAAAATGGTCGCGCGATCAAGCAGAATTGGCGGGAGTTGATGCTTCACCATTTCGAGTCTATCTTGATGACTGGCAGTGGAACTCATCAAGCAATGATCTATTCCCTGCCACGTTGAACGCAAACTCAGAACAGTTTGGCTACTCGTTGACACTCACCAGCGACACTCCCTATCAAAAACAGGGTGAACAAGGCTACAGCACCAAAAGTAGCGACGGAAAAGTGGCTTCCTATTACTACAGCCAACCATTTATCGATGTATCGGGTAACGTGACGATTGATGGCGTGACCCATCAGGTTTCTGGAAAAGGCTGGATAGACAGAGAATGGAGCTCGCAGTTCTTACTCGACTCGCAACAAGGTTGGGATTGGTTTGCGCTAAGGCTGAGTGATGAAACCAGCTTGGTGGTGTTTCAACTTCGCAACTCAACAACAGGCAAAGCCAGTTACTCCCATGCGAGGTTGATGAATCAAGATGGCTCCGGCATCACGATTAAGCAGCAAGACATCAGCTTAAGCGCCATCAAGCAAACGGAAATCGATGGGCGTGACTACCCAACAGAGTGGCAAGTTTCGATTCCAACGCAACAAATCGAACTGACCGTCTCAGCACTCAATCCTAATTCCAAAATGCCGCTGTCAGTTCCCTATTGGGAAGGGCCAATTAAGATCAAAGGTTCTCATTCCGGCTCTGGCTATATGGAATTGACGGGATATTAA